In Methanonatronarchaeum thermophilum, a genomic segment contains:
- a CDS encoding formylmethanofuran--tetrahydromethanopterin N-formyltransferase: MKKVNDVEIEDTYCEAFDGLYTRLQITAGDKKRLKQATEGSTALPCTVFNESEGGVETYLNKTETIDGRPGSIIQIWVNKTGGKEKLEHETAKRIRQGILVVPETKVFNQTNSNKKIDTMKKIGHCGDGYEWTEKRHNREMINIPIMMGEFLIEKQIAYNTGIMGGNIWYYCDSNKTALKAGDAALKEIKKIKGTTTPFQICSAGSKVETNYPEIGPTTNHPYCPTLKNKIKQSKVPKQTKSIPEIVINGTNKKAIKKAMKKTIQTITQHKGVQKISAGNFGGELGKHKIHLHDLI; this comes from the coding sequence ATGAAGAAAGTTAACGATGTAGAAATAGAAGACACATACTGCGAAGCATTCGATGGATTATACACAAGACTACAGATAACAGCTGGAGACAAAAAAAGACTAAAACAAGCAACCGAAGGATCAACTGCCCTTCCCTGCACAGTCTTCAACGAATCAGAAGGAGGAGTCGAAACCTACTTAAACAAAACAGAAACCATAGACGGAAGACCAGGATCAATAATACAGATATGGGTCAACAAAACCGGTGGAAAAGAAAAACTAGAACACGAAACCGCTAAAAGAATTCGACAAGGAATACTCGTAGTACCCGAAACAAAAGTATTCAACCAAACAAACTCCAACAAAAAAATCGACACAATGAAAAAAATAGGACACTGCGGCGATGGATACGAATGGACCGAAAAAAGACACAACAGAGAAATGATAAACATCCCAATAATGATGGGAGAATTCCTAATCGAAAAACAAATCGCCTACAACACAGGCATAATGGGCGGAAACATATGGTACTACTGCGACTCAAACAAAACAGCACTAAAAGCAGGAGACGCAGCACTCAAAGAAATCAAAAAAATAAAAGGAACAACAACCCCCTTCCAAATATGCTCAGCCGGATCAAAAGTCGAAACCAACTACCCAGAAATAGGCCCCACAACAAACCACCCATACTGCCCAACACTAAAAAACAAAATAAAACAATCAAAAGTACCAAAACAAACAAAATCAATACCAGAAATAGTCATCAACGGAACAAACAAAAAAGCCATAAAAAAAGCAATGAAAAAAACAATACAAACAATAACCCAACACAAAGGAGTACAAAAAATATCAGCAGGAAACTTCGGAGGAGAACTAGGCAAACACAAAATACACCTACACGACCTAATCTAA